The window tcttaccacaccccttgagaggagatggaggcttttggccccctccactattccagtgaaggtcaaggcttttccccctcctgggatccccaggggacctctcatgggtacatgtgtgagagctgattactatgcgcctgtgttccacaccccggtcagccttctggattacctgtattgtactgtccccagcatgggtgcagtactcagtggtgcctgaccaggtcaggggcgccacacagacagtGGGGGAATACATGTTAATGGGATCAGTGGGAAGCATACACGTTACTGGAGCCAGTGGGGAGGATACACATACTGGGGATGCTGGTGCAGCCACTCCTGATTATATGTGGAATGGGAGAGCATCACCCGCTAACTGCTCACAGATGAACCCAGTGCTGAATGCATATGCACGCAGAGTTAAGCAGTGAATGCTGCATGCACATGTTTGGCGGGTTAAAAGGCCGCCAGCCAGAAAAGTGTGACTGCTAGCCTGAGCACTGCGGTCCCTGAGAATCTGCCCGAGGACTACAAAAAAGATAGTGACCTCCTGCCGACAGTGAGTGTGCCCCTCATTTGTCCAGGACCCCAGCACTTGCCCATATGTGCCTGGTGGTGATGCCAGCCCTGTTCATATTCAACACCAATGAGGAATTTATTCCTATCCATACAGTATCCCAGTAGTTTATGTGGCACATATATTCAATTTACAGTagtttcttaaggccccgtcacacaaagagataaatctttgtcagatctgtggttgcagtgaaatcatggacatattgttccatttgtacacatccacaaacctggcactgattgtccacaatttcactgcaaccacagatctgccacagatttatctctgtgtgtactaaatgggattttTAATAAGAGTGAGACAAGAACAATAACTTACCAGAATAGAAATTTGTAATTAACTCCTAGAAATACATGGAATAAATTTATGATTTTAAATATACTGTCGTTGCAAGTGATTGGCTTCAAATAGGCTGGTCTTCTCTTTGATCTGTTGGGTTTAGAGACTGACCCCATGCAGATTTATTTGCCCTATTCATTATAATCATGGCTAGACCATACACAACATGTTTTTGCCTCCCCCAAGTACAATAATGAAACAACGCAGTAAAAGCAACTCAATGGGGACTCACAACAGAAATTTATTTCACACAAATAATGACGTATTGCTGTTAATGTACAATAAGGGAACAGTACGAGTAATTACAAAAATACAGATTAAAACATAAGAGCTACACAAAATCTTAATGCAATATTGGTATATATGATTTCTTATTACACCGGATAACAGAAAATAGTACGGTTAACTCAGTCACAGTCTCTGTCGGGGAAGCGTCATTGTCACTCTGGCTTTAGTCACAATCCCACTTTTCCAACTAATTTAAGTTATTAGCGCAATGCCTCTAAGAGGACTATAGTGTAACTCACTAAGCCGTAAGTCCAATGCTGGCGGATAACTTTCCCCCCACTGAGTACTGAACGAGAAGAAGCTACTCTGTTCACATGGATCATCTTCTGGCAGTGCTGGGTTCCTTCTGAACACAGTATTAGTTCTTCGGGTTCCTTCTGGAGTCAGTATTCGGTGTTCGGGTTTCTTCTGGAGTCAGTATTCGGTGTTCGGGTTTCTTCTGGAGTcagtatttggtctttgggttccttctGGAGACAGTATCCGGTCTTCAGGTTCTTTCTGAAGTCAGTATTTGGTCTTCCGGTTACTTCTGGATATCTGACCCAGCATCTCTTCAAATCTCTTCCCTCGAGGAAACACCTATGGTATTACTGAGGTCCTAGTTATTCCTTTGACCAGCAGGTGGCATTGTTCATCCACATACTCTGTAAGATATTAGTTATGTGTGTCTTCTGTTGTTCTTACTCCCTTACATCCTCATAGATTGTCAGCTTATATGAGTTGAGCCATCTTCTCTTGGGTATTGTAGAATAATGTGTTAGTCTGTAACAATGTTTGTACATGTCCTACCGATTTATAAATTGCTGAagaatatgttggagctatagaaataaaattaCATTATCCTTACCAACTCTAATATTGTACTGTAAAGCTTTATTAATATAATCACTGTTATAATTATTATTCATTTTTTACAGTTTCACCTGCTTGAATTGCTCTCATTTTTGGAACTCTGGTCGAGTCACACTGATCTTTCACTATTGTCTCAGAAAAAACAAGACTGGCACTGTTCTCCTACGTCCTTTTAGCCAGATGTGTCGGGAATGTGACAATAACAACTTCATTAATCCCACATTTAACGTGAAAAGTGTAAAAGCAATACTGGAAACTTTAATTTTAAAAATCAGAAAAAATTGTTATCAGGAGAAGACTGACAGTGATAGCCAAGACAAGATGCACCATAAAATAGTAAGAACCAAACCTCATGAGAGCGATCTGTGTGAAGCTTGTATGAATGGTATATGTAATAAAGACCAAGATGAGTTGTAAAGTTacagaggaccaaccagcaggattttgctatatgaggtaatggCAGCGCCATACAGGCAATAAGATGCTGaatgcaggcatacctgttatagaaagatccgatgcttggttgatgaaatatctttactcaaaattgcagaaaagcactgcactttgattgactggTGCAAAATGGGCGAGTCTTTGTGGGTCGAGTCCTCGCATTTATTTCTCCTCCTCCAGCATCCTCTGGCtttgccccttttctttatttggatATCCTGCTGCCATTGCAGTTGTAGGCGGCGCGTGCACTTTGAcacagtactcaggtcttcattaaaatggcaccggagtcagcgcatgcgcgtaCCATGATTTCCaatgccattttattgaacaccCTTCAATGAAGACTGAGAAGCATTGATGCGTGCgtagatgtaaaaaaaaatggcatatACGCTGATGCTTCTCaaatgcgggctttacatgagatGATATATTGTTCgatatgtcgctggggtcacggttttcgtgacgcacatccggcatagcgcacaacGTCATCTCATATGACACCTtttagcgatgcagtatcgctcacaaatcgtgagtcatgtactcgtcgttaactttcataatatcgtttattttcatgggtgcaggttgttcatcgtttccgtggcatcacacgttgctccgtgtgacaccacgagaacgatgaacacagcgtacctgcgtcccacggcacccgccggcttaatggaaggaaggaggtgggcgggatgtttacatcccgctcatctccgcccctccgcttctattggccgcctgccgtgtgacatcgctgtgacgccgaacgtccctcccacttcagtaagtggacgttcgtcgtccacagcgaggtcatccggtagataagtgcatgtgacgggggttaaacgagtttgtgcgccacgggcaaatcgctgcaaaacgtcgggggcgggtatgattgctcgtgctatcgcacgatagatcgactcgtgtaaagcaggctatagtcTTCAGtacagtgtgttcaataaaatggtgccggagattgCAGTACGCTCATCTGCAGTCTCCAGGGCCATTTTAATGAAAGCctgagtactgtggtaatgcacaaaaccggtgacgttacagcgatgtcgtttgcgatgttgcagtgtgtaaagccacattAACTTCATATCGCTAAATCCTGTTGTTTGGTCTTCTTTAAATATATCAAGTGATATCATCTTCAAATCACTGACATTGTTTTAAAGCTGTAAATGATTGAAAGAAAACTTATACTGATTTTACTATTCAAACTAAAGGTATATCTGTGTAGGTGATAGAATAATAATAACAATGATATCTATCCTTTAGTAATCTAATCTGTCATCACTGAAAAAGCAAGTCTCTGAAATCAACTGCTAATTAGTCCGAGTGCTTGGACAACCCCAATACACTTCCAGGTTAATTTGCAAGCTTTATTTGTCTGTGCTGGTATATCGATTATGCCGGGGCCCCACAGGGATCTActccgatcctcgcatgacactctgctcacgctggcagcacagcagaagccgagtgtcatgcgagtgtcactgcgactgaggtccgatcatgcgattggacctcaggtgcggggggcggggcggcactcaggaggggcaggccagcgctgaggaggggagggatttatctccctctctcctccatagccggctattgccattcttgccctgcactcgcagaCACCGGTGTACTACgactgcagtgcgatttttctctcaccccatagacttgaatgggtgcgagagattgaGTCTCGCAatacagtggcagcatgctgcaattgttttctcggtccgattagggctgagaaaataatcgctcatgggtgctgacacataggctaatattggtccgagtggaatgcgatgttttatcgcatcccaatcgctccgattttcacgccgtgtgtcttaggcctcactaaaaaaaatataaacatatcTATTGATTTCCTATGCCCTACACAGCCATACCATTGGTTTGATTGGTAGTATAAtcggcctgacaggttccctttaaagtagctTCCTAATGCAAAAAATATAGGACTAGAATTTTTCTCAATTCTACTCTTGTAAATTGAATATGATGGAAAGATTATGGTACAATAGAAAGTTTATGGTACAAATAAGCAGTGGCCGTACTCTAAAACCGTTTTGATGGTCCTAAATGACTAGATATCCAGGAAAAGATTCAGATACAGATCTAACAACAGGAGTGTGAAGCCCATGGCACTCAAGCATTTATGAAGTTATACTCTCTGCATGCCCTAACAACTGGGTTGCCAAttagactttttatttttttctggacagcttgtcAAAAAAATCATACATTTTAGGGACACATTGAAAATCGTAATAAATCATTACATATAAGTGATACACGTCTACCgctcataattctgatatgaagacatcaggtGTATTCACTGTAAACTATAAAATGGTGAAAATTACACTGACAATTATCTGTATAATTTTCTTCAGATTCAAAAAGATCATGGACAGCTTAAATTCTATTTTATAGACAGGGCAAACAAGTGCCCTATTTTTACGAACTGTTCTGGAATTCCTGGACAGTTGACAACCATGCCTGACAGCCACAGGCGGAGATTCAGATTATtattaggaaaaaaaaatagtCAAGTTGCCCAATCAAGCTCCCCTTCTATGAATTATCTTCTCATGTTCAATAAGATTGTGGTTAGCCCAAAATGTGCAATGCTTTCAGCCAATAATTAGAATAACAAATAGAGTGAATGGCCCCATCTATTACACCCAAGAAATTTAATAACGACCTACTTAAAagggattctccagtgaaaacaagttatcatcaatGCACAGCATagatgataacttattgatcaatgGTTGTCCGACTGCTGGAACCTGCAGGTTTATCTCCATTAAAATTGAGTGTCAATGCGGATGCCTGACCACCACTCCATTCTTTCTCTATGGATCTGCCAGATAAAGCTGAGAGCAGTACTCTGCAGgcacatagagaatgaatggagcatttGTTGGGTATACACACTGATATTCCATTTTACCAGAGATAACATTTCAGATCATAGCGGTCAGACCCCCTTGTTTTCCCCAGCCAACCACTTAAACTAATAGTGACCTTAAGCCATATCGCCTAAATAAATACTAGTACCCTAAAATAATACTGAACACAGATTAGACAAATAATGTGGCATATGGACATAAGTTGTCATTACAAGAAAATCCCTTTAACAATGAGACTAATTATAGTTTTCTCTTCTTGTAATCTTCTTTTTATTTTATGCTGCTGCTTGAGATCTTAGTTGTACCCATCATTTTCATGTTTATTCCAGTTAGTATTTCATTTATATTTTTTGTAATCATAGAGTGCTTTACAAAGAATCTAGTGTATCACCAGCGTAGCATAAAGCAGGGGCAGAAACTTTGGGTCACTTACTGGGCATCTTGCTATAGTTTTCATAAAACACTTTCATCTGCCTGAGAtcttctagtcctctcattgatAAGGTACTATTTTGTCATCCTTGATATTCATGAGTTCTGGCTATGCTTACCAATCCTACTGATTTTAGCTTTCATCAATAATGCTACCAATGGTGTACATGGGTTTAGACATAGCCTATCATTGAGAGAACAAGCGGAGCTGCATCAAATATAAGagcgatttttatcaaaactacattaagctaCATCCTATCATTAACTACATCCTGGAATCAAGGTCTTTGTCTgtacaggtaagatgcttctggcattgtctattggtcatgagtggcttgacacaaggaatgcaacagttgtagcccatgaccTGGAT is drawn from Anomaloglossus baeobatrachus isolate aAnoBae1 chromosome 3, aAnoBae1.hap1, whole genome shotgun sequence and contains these coding sequences:
- the LOC142295407 gene encoding receptor-transporting protein 3-like, producing MAGKSSGNIWIDTFDRLQKKDLQEKYGRKWILQFNYHLENSLTEEQRQKKWKISQTTKPASFTCLNCSHFWNSGRVTLIFHYCLRKNKTGTVLLRPFSQMCRECDNNNFINPTFNVKSVKAILETLILKIRKNCYQEKTDSDSQDKMHHKIVRTKPHESDLCEACMNGICNKDQDEL